Proteins encoded by one window of Cupriavidus sp. EM10:
- a CDS encoding MAPEG family protein codes for MPIAFWCVLLAGLMPVLTVSIAKAGNRAGAFDNHDPRAWLERQSGRARRADMAHRNHFEAFPFFAAAVFTATHLAAPQARIDELAMVFIVVRVLYTICYLTDRATLRTLCWTIGYLTVIGIFLLPVFVH; via the coding sequence ATGCCGATCGCGTTCTGGTGTGTATTGCTGGCAGGCCTGATGCCAGTGTTGACGGTTTCCATCGCCAAGGCCGGCAACCGCGCCGGCGCCTTCGACAACCACGACCCGCGCGCGTGGCTGGAACGGCAGAGCGGCCGCGCCCGCCGCGCCGACATGGCCCACCGCAATCACTTTGAAGCGTTCCCGTTCTTTGCCGCGGCCGTGTTCACGGCCACGCATCTTGCGGCGCCCCAGGCCCGCATCGACGAACTGGCCATGGTGTTCATCGTGGTCAGGGTGCTCTACACGATCTGCTACCTGACCGACCGCGCCACGCTGCGTACCCTCTGCTGGACAATCGGCTATCTGACGGTGATCGGCATCTTTTTGCTGCCGGTGTTTGTCCACTGA
- a CDS encoding YceI family protein produces the protein MVALATLTATPALAAPTNYTVDPTHTSVYFGVSHFDRTTVRGRFGKIDGRVIYDPATGAGSLDFTVDTDSVDSGNRSLDGVLRSAQFFDSQSFPVARFQANRFVTDGGKLVAVEGTFSLHGVAQPLRLEADRFSCGQTVLFGIKRDVCGGDFHATFLRSAFGMTRFLPDVGDTVTLQISVEASPAGPAQ, from the coding sequence CTGGTCGCGCTGGCCACCCTGACCGCCACGCCCGCCCTCGCCGCGCCCACGAACTACACCGTCGACCCCACTCACACCAGCGTCTACTTCGGCGTCAGCCACTTCGACCGCACCACTGTGCGCGGCCGGTTTGGCAAGATCGATGGCCGGGTGATCTACGATCCGGCCACGGGGGCGGGATCGCTCGACTTTACCGTCGACACCGATTCGGTCGACAGCGGCAACCGCAGCCTTGACGGCGTGCTGCGCTCGGCCCAGTTCTTCGACAGTCAGAGCTTTCCCGTGGCCAGGTTCCAGGCCAACCGGTTCGTCACGGACGGCGGCAAGCTGGTTGCGGTGGAAGGCACGTTCTCGCTGCATGGCGTCGCCCAGCCGCTCAGGCTGGAGGCCGACCGCTTCAGCTGTGGCCAGACCGTGCTGTTCGGCATCAAGCGCGATGTGTGCGGAGGTGATTTCCACGCAACTTTCCTGCGCAGCGCGTTTGGAATGACGAGGTTCCTGCCCGATGTGGGTGACACCGTCACATTGCAGATCTCTGTCGAGGCGTCGCCTGCCGGGCCGGCGCAGTGA
- a CDS encoding YaeQ family protein yields MALKSTIFKAELSVSDMDRPYYGSHTLTIAQHPSENDARMMVRLLAFACEATESMAFTRGLDEPDEPDLWDKSLTGDIIHWIDLGQPDETRLKRAAARADHVTVYTYQSASAREWWKGMAGKASKLRNVTVYNVPSEAVDALAQMAQRAMRLSVTIQDGDIWVSDDDHNVQLTRDVLQRADA; encoded by the coding sequence ATGGCGCTCAAATCCACCATCTTCAAGGCCGAACTGTCCGTCTCGGACATGGACCGGCCGTACTACGGCAGTCATACGCTCACCATCGCGCAGCATCCGTCCGAAAACGATGCCCGCATGATGGTCCGCCTGCTGGCCTTTGCCTGCGAAGCCACCGAATCGATGGCCTTCACGCGCGGCCTGGACGAACCCGACGAGCCCGATCTCTGGGACAAGTCCCTGACGGGCGACATCATCCACTGGATCGACCTGGGCCAGCCCGACGAAACCCGGCTGAAGCGCGCCGCGGCGCGTGCCGACCACGTTACCGTCTATACCTATCAGAGCGCCAGCGCCCGCGAATGGTGGAAAGGCATGGCCGGCAAGGCCAGCAAGCTGCGCAACGTGACCGTCTACAATGTGCCTTCCGAAGCCGTGGACGCGCTGGCCCAGATGGCCCAGCGCGCCATGCGCCTGTCGGTGACGATCCAGGACGGCGACATCTGGGTCAGCGATGACGATCACAACGTGCAGCTGACGCGCGACGTGCTCCAGCGCGCCGACGCCTAG
- a CDS encoding FKBP-type peptidyl-prolyl cis-trans isomerase produces MHTNPSGLQYEDTVVGSGDEATAGKHVTVHYTGWLYENGQPGRKFDSSKDRNDPFVFPLGAGHVIRGWDEGVQGMKVGGTRRLVIPADLGYGARGAGGVIPPNATLLFEVELLSV; encoded by the coding sequence ATGCATACCAATCCCTCCGGCCTGCAATACGAAGACACCGTCGTTGGCTCGGGCGACGAAGCCACGGCTGGCAAGCACGTGACCGTGCACTACACCGGCTGGCTCTACGAAAACGGCCAACCGGGCCGCAAGTTCGATTCGAGCAAGGACCGCAACGACCCGTTCGTCTTCCCGCTGGGCGCCGGCCACGTGATCCGTGGCTGGGACGAAGGCGTGCAAGGCATGAAGGTGGGCGGCACGCGTCGCCTGGTGATCCCGGCCGACCTCGGCTACGGCGCACGCGGCGCCGGCGGCGTGATTCCGCCGAACGCCACGCTGCTGTTCGAAGTGGAATTGCTGTCGGTCTGA
- a CDS encoding ankyrin repeat domain-containing protein translates to MTRSQTRHRRQALAEMLGLMGLLMGGGLLAGQGGQTLARSIGGMRDASSPPAPAPHAEPSHPSLRTEGISALDRNLITAASIGDLDLVNRLLKAGASYHAVDERGRSALLAAVYNRRGDVARALIMAGADVNQKDGESNSAFLLGAATNQIDVVRLSLSHGADTRSTDRYDGTALIAASQHGNVEVVKLLLKAGVPVDRVNQLGWTALLEAIILGDGSARYEEIVQLLLDAGADANLADREGITPSRHARERGYKTMVKMLMRARGH, encoded by the coding sequence ATGACGCGCTCCCAGACCCGCCACCGCCGCCAGGCACTTGCCGAGATGCTCGGGTTGATGGGATTGCTGATGGGCGGTGGATTGCTGGCGGGCCAGGGCGGCCAGACGCTGGCGCGGTCGATTGGCGGCATGCGCGACGCATCGTCGCCGCCAGCACCCGCGCCGCATGCGGAGCCGTCCCACCCGTCGTTGCGTACCGAGGGCATCTCCGCACTCGACCGCAACCTCATCACCGCCGCCAGCATTGGCGATCTCGATCTCGTGAACCGGCTGCTCAAGGCCGGCGCGTCGTACCACGCGGTTGACGAACGCGGCCGCTCTGCCCTGCTGGCTGCCGTGTACAACCGCCGTGGCGATGTCGCCCGCGCGCTGATCATGGCCGGCGCCGACGTCAACCAGAAAGACGGCGAATCGAACAGCGCCTTCCTGCTGGGAGCGGCCACGAACCAGATCGATGTAGTGCGCCTGTCGCTATCGCATGGCGCCGACACCCGCAGCACCGACCGCTACGACGGCACGGCCCTGATCGCGGCCAGCCAGCATGGCAATGTCGAAGTCGTAAAACTGCTATTGAAGGCTGGGGTGCCGGTGGATCGCGTCAACCAGCTGGGCTGGACGGCGCTGCTGGAGGCCATCATCCTGGGCGACGGCAGCGCCCGCTATGAAGAAATCGTGCAACTGCTGCTCGATGCCGGCGCCGACGCCAACCTGGCCGACCGCGAGGGCATCACGCCGTCACGCCATGCACGCGAACGCGGCTACAAGACGATGGTGAAGATGCTGATGCGGGCCAGGGGACATTAA